Proteins from one Algicella marina genomic window:
- a CDS encoding ABC transporter permease, translating to MTEAGAPSLAIVERESRSLWGDVWQQFRSHRGAMVGCFIFGFIILLVYLGPFIHDVDPTYPDYKARNSGISLAHPMGTDNLGRDLLAQVLQGGRTSLAVGITAMLLALVVGTIVGVLAGFFRWLDGPLMRLTDLFLALPLLPLLLVVVMLFRDTLRTAFGPETGIFILIVGVIGITSWMQTARIVRGDVLALKEREFVLAARSIGTPSRRIITRHVLPNILSPIMVSATLGIANAIITESAVSFLGLGFPPDYPTWGRLVSDNQNFIALSPERALIPAVAISLTVLSVNFIGDGLRDALDPRIRGR from the coding sequence ATGACTGAGGCCGGCGCACCCTCCCTGGCCATCGTCGAACGCGAGAGCCGCTCGCTCTGGGGCGATGTGTGGCAGCAGTTTCGCAGTCACCGCGGTGCGATGGTCGGCTGTTTCATCTTCGGTTTCATCATCCTTTTGGTCTATCTCGGCCCATTCATCCATGACGTCGATCCGACATATCCCGACTACAAGGCGCGCAATTCCGGCATTTCGCTGGCGCATCCCATGGGCACCGACAACCTTGGCCGGGATCTGCTGGCGCAGGTGCTGCAGGGCGGGCGCACGTCGCTGGCCGTTGGTATCACCGCCATGCTGCTGGCGCTGGTGGTCGGCACGATCGTGGGCGTTCTCGCGGGTTTTTTCCGCTGGCTCGACGGGCCGCTGATGCGCCTGACGGACCTGTTTCTGGCACTGCCGCTGCTGCCGCTTCTTCTGGTGGTTGTGATGCTGTTTCGCGACACGCTGCGCACGGCCTTCGGCCCGGAAACCGGCATCTTCATCCTGATTGTCGGCGTGATCGGCATCACTTCATGGATGCAGACCGCGAGGATCGTGCGCGGCGACGTGCTGGCGTTGAAGGAACGCGAATTCGTGCTCGCGGCACGCTCCATCGGTACGCCTTCGCGGCGGATCATCACCCGGCACGTCTTGCCCAACATCCTGTCACCAATCATGGTCTCTGCAACGCTGGGAATTGCCAACGCGATCATCACCGAAAGTGCTGTCAGCTTCCTCGGCCTCGGCTTCCCGCCGGACTACCCGACATGGGGGCGACTTGTGTCGGACAACCAGAACTTCATCGCGCTCAGCCCGGAACGCGCTCTGATCCCGGCGGTGGCAATCTCGCTGACCGTGTTGTCTGTGAACTTCATCGGAGACGGTTTGCGCGATGCGCTGGATCCGCGGATTCGCGGCCGTTGA
- the ccmB gene encoding heme exporter protein CcmB encodes MSAARAILLRDLRLGLRSGAGTAQALMFFLILILLIPLGIGPDTELLARIAPGTLWLGALLACLLSLDRLFQADLEDGSLDVMALAPLPLELVAAAKAAAHWLSTGLPLTLASPLLALALNLPVAALPWLMAALALGTPALSAIGGIGAALTLGLRQGGLLIAILTLPLYIPTLIFGAETAIAAADGRDPLPALALTTALTLATIALAPFATAAILRIQLR; translated from the coding sequence GTGAGCGCCGCCCGCGCGATCCTTTTGCGCGACCTGCGCCTCGGCCTCCGGTCTGGCGCCGGCACGGCGCAGGCTCTCATGTTCTTCCTCATCCTGATCCTGCTGATACCGCTGGGCATCGGACCGGACACCGAACTCCTCGCCCGCATCGCACCCGGTACGCTTTGGCTTGGGGCCTTGCTCGCCTGTCTGCTGTCGCTCGACCGGCTGTTCCAGGCTGATCTCGAGGACGGCTCCCTCGACGTCATGGCGCTGGCGCCACTGCCGCTGGAACTGGTCGCCGCCGCCAAGGCTGCCGCCCACTGGCTCAGCACCGGCCTGCCACTGACCTTGGCCAGCCCGCTGCTGGCACTTGCCCTGAACCTGCCCGTGGCAGCCCTGCCGTGGCTGATGGCTGCACTCGCACTCGGTACGCCGGCATTGTCCGCCATCGGCGGGATCGGTGCAGCGCTGACACTTGGTTTGCGCCAGGGTGGGTTGCTGATCGCCATCCTGACCCTGCCGCTCTATATTCCGACGTTGATCTTCGGCGCGGAGACCGCCATTGCAGCCGCCGACGGACGCGACCCGCTGCCGGCGCTGGCACTGACGACGGCACTGACACTGGCCACGATAGCTCTGGCGCCATTTGCGACGGCCGCAATTTTACGGATCCAATTGCGCTGA